The proteins below are encoded in one region of Telopea speciosissima isolate NSW1024214 ecotype Mountain lineage chromosome 10, Tspe_v1, whole genome shotgun sequence:
- the LOC122641683 gene encoding carotenoid 9,10(9',10')-cleavage dioxygenase 1: MVVEEKEKKQIQDGGRIVVVDPKPSKGIASRFVDFVEKLIVKWMYDSSQPQHYLSGNFAPVIEETPPCENLPVLGYLPECLNGEFVRVGPNPKFRPVAGYHWFDGDGMIHGLRIKDGKATYVSRYVRTSRLKQEEFFGGSKFMKIGDLKGLFGLLMVNMQLLRAKLKVLDVSYGTGTGNTALIYHHGKLLALSEADKPYVLKVLEDGDLQTLGMLDYDKRLQHSFTAHPKVDPFTGEMFTFGYSHTAPYCTYRVISKDGFMHDPVPITIPEPVMMHDFAITENYAIFMDLPLYFRPKEMVKDKKLIFSFDATKKAHFGILPRYAKDELQIRWFELPNCFIFHNANAWEEGDEVVLITCRLENPDLDMVSGAVKKKLENFCNELYEMRFNLKTELASQKKLSASAVDFPRVNESYTGRKQRFVYGTILDSIAKVTGIIKFDLLAEPETGKKQLEVGGNIQGIFDLGDGRFGSEAIFVPREPGISSEEDDGYLIFFVHDEKTGKSAVNVIDAKTMSADPVAVVELPHRVPYGFHAFFVTEEQLQEQARL, encoded by the exons ATGGTGGtcgaggagaaggagaagaagcaaatTCAAGATGGCGGAAGGATTGTGGTGGTGGATCCAAAGCCGAGTAAAGGAATAGCTTCGCGATTCGTCGACTTTGTGGAGAAGCTGATAGTGAAGTGGATGTACGATTCTTCACAGCCTCAACACTACTTATCTGGGAATTTTGCTCCGGTGATCGAAGAGACTCCACCTTGCGAGAATCTTCCTGTCCTAGGATATCTTCCG GAGTGCTTGAATGGGGAGTTTGTCAGGGTTGGGCCTAATCCAAAGTTCCGTCCAGTGGCTGGCTATCACTG GTTTGATGGAGATGG CATGATTCATGGTTTGCGTATTAAAGATGGAAAGGCTACCTATGTTTCACGTTATGTTAGGACTTCACGCTTGAAACAAGAAGAGTTTTTTGGAGGGTCAAAGTTTATGAAG ATTGGAGACCTTAAGGGTCTGTTTGGTCTACTAATGGTCAATATGCAACTTCTTCGAGCGAAATTGAAAGTGCTGGATGTTTCCTATGGAACTGGGACAG GCAATACGGCTCTCATCTATCACCATGGTAAACTTTTGGCCCTTTCAGAAGCAGATAAACCTT ATGTCCTTAAAGTTCTGGAAGATGGAGACCTGCAAACCCTTGGAATGTTGGATTATGACAAGAGATTGCAACATTCCTTCACTGCTCATCCGAAGGTTGATCCATTTACTG GCGAGATGTTTACATTTGGTTATTCACATACTGCACCGTATTGCACTTACCGAGTCATTTCCAAGGACGGTTTCATGCATGACCCCGTACCAATAACAATACCGGAACCTGTCATGATGCATGACTTTGCTATCACAGAGAACTATGCTATTTTCATGGATCTCCCTCTTTACTTCCGGCCAAAG gAAATGGTGAAGGATAAAAAGCTAATTTTCTCATTTGATGCAACGAAGAAAGCTCACTTTGGTATACTTCCACGATATGCTAAGGATGAGCTTCAAATTAGATGGTTTGAGCTTCCAAATTGCTTCATTTTTCATAATG CCAATGCTTGGGAGGAAGGTGATGAAGTTGTTTTGATCACTTGCCGGCTTGAGAACCCAGATCTGGACATGGTCAGCGGAGCTGTAAAGAAAAAGCTTGAAAATTTCTGCAATGAGCT ATATGAGATGAGATTTAATTTGAAAACTGAACTAGCTTCACAGAAGAAACTGTCAGCATCTGCCGTCGATTTTCCTCGGGTGAATGAGAGTTACACTGGCAG GAAACAACGTTTTGTCTATGGGACAATACTGGACAGCATTGCAAAGGTGACGGGGATTATCAAGTTTGATCTGCTTGCAGAACCAGAAACTGGGAAGAAGCAGCTTGAAGTTGGTGGGAATATTCAAGGCATATTTGATCTTGGGGATGGAAGATTTGGTTCAGAAGCAATCTTTGTCCCCCGTGAGCCGGGTATCTCGTCTGAAGAGGATGATGGCTACTTGATATTCTTTGTACATGATGAGAAAACTGG AAAATCTGCAGTCAATGTAATAGATGCAAAAACAATGTCAGCTGATCCTGTTGCAGTTGTTGAGCTACCACATAGGGTTCCCTATGGATTCCATGCATTCTTTGTGACAGAG GAGCAACTTCAAGAACAGGCAAGGCTGTGA